The following are encoded in a window of Castanea sativa cultivar Marrone di Chiusa Pesio chromosome 5, ASM4071231v1 genomic DNA:
- the LOC142635745 gene encoding uncharacterized protein LOC142635745: MAIILRFVDKNSFIKERFFHIVHVRDTTGLTLEKEICVVLSRYNLHIENVQGQWYDETSNMRGEWNGLQALFIKECPYAYYVHCMAHRLQLALVTTFREVQVVHQFFDHLTNIINIVIGSSKRNDELQYAHGEQIEKMITSNEIETGREAWKRSKPNWYFATVLHTMKEIIGIINILCQALQQHSQDFLNVMHLVSTTKSHIQKLRDDEWEPLLASVTSFCGKHEIDISDLNARYTKARGRYRHQDEALTTIENHLRIDISTVAIDFQLQ, translated from the exons ATGGCCATTATTTTGAGGTTTGTTGATAAAAATAGTTTCATTAAAGAGCGTTTCTTTCATATTGTGCATGTTAGGGATACTACTGGATTGACCCTAGAGAAGGAGATATGTGTTGTCCTTTCTCGTTACAACCTCCACATTGAGAATGTTCAAGGTCAATGGTATGATGAAACTAGTAATATGCGTGGTGAATGGAATGGATTACAAGCTCTATTTATTAAAGAATGTCCATATGCTTACTATGTACATTGCATGGCTCATAGGTTACAACTGGCTTTAGTTACAACATTTAGAGAAGTACAAGTTGTTCATCAATTCTTTGATCATTTGactaatattatcaatattgtcATTGGTTCTAGTAAGCGTAATGATGAATTGCAATATGCTCATGGAGAACAAATTGAGAAAATGATTACTTCTAATGAAATTGAGACTGGAAGAGAAGCCTGGAAGAGAAGCAAACCAAATTGGTACTTTGCAACAG ttttgcATACGATGAAAGAGATAATAGGAATTATTAATATTCTTTGCCAAGCTTTGCAACAACATTCTCAGGATTTTttaaatgtcatgcatttagttTCAACTACAAAATCACATATTCAAAAGTTGAGAGATGATGAATGGGAGCCTTTACTTGCTAGTGTTACATCATTTTGTGGAAAAcatgaaattgatatttctgATTTAAATGCCCGTTACACTAAAGCTCGAGGTAGATACCGTCATCAAGATGAAGCTTTGACAACAATAGAAAATCATTTAAGAATTGACATATCTACAGTTGCAATAGATTTTCAATTGCAATAA